The following are from one region of the Bos mutus isolate GX-2022 chromosome 18, NWIPB_WYAK_1.1, whole genome shotgun sequence genome:
- the CPT1C gene encoding palmitoyl thioesterase CPT1C isoform X1, with amino-acid sequence MAEAHQAVGFRPSLTSDAGEVELGVPVLQEIYLSGLRSWKRHLSRFWNDFLTGVFPASPLSWLFLFSAIQLACFLQLDPSLGLMEKIKESLPDWGGQHHRLRGVLAAALFASCLWGALIFTLHVALRLLLSYHGWLLEPHGAMSSPTKTWLALVRIFSGRHPMLFSYQRSLPRQPVPSVQDTVRKYLESVRPVLSDKDFDWTAGLAQEFLKLQASLLQWYLQLKSWWASNYVSDWWEEFVYLRSRNSLMVNSNYYMMDFLYVTPTPVQAARAGNAVHALLLYRHRLDRQEILPTLLMGMRPLCSAQYEKIFNTTRIPGVHRDHIRHLRDSRHVAVFHRGRFFRVGTHSQSRLLSPRALEQQFQRILDDPSPACPHEEHLAALTAAPRDTWAQVRRSLKTQAQEALEAVEGAAFFVSLDSEPAGLTREDPAASLDAYAHALLAGQGHDRWFDKSFSLIVFSNGKLGLSVEHSWADCPISGHMWEFTLATECFQLGYSADGHCKGHPDPLLPQPQRLHWDLPDKIHLSISLALRAAKTLSGNIDCHVFPFSHFGKNFIKRCHLSSDSFIQTTLQLAHFRDRGQFCLTYESTMTRLFLEGRTETVRSCTREARDFVRTMEDKEKTDAQCLALFRLAVDKHQALLKAAMSGQGVDRHLFALYVVSQFLHLQSPFLDQVHSEQWQLATSQIPVQQIHLFDVHNYPDYVSSGGGFGPADDHGYGVSYMFMGDDVITFHISSKKSSTRTDSHRLGQRIQDALLDVAALFPEGQRLKRRGLGEEDSG; translated from the exons ATGGCTGAAGCTCACCAGGCGGTGGGCTTCCGACCCTCACTGACTTCGGACGCGGGGGAAGTGGAGCTCGGTGTCCCGGTGTTACAGGAGATCTACCTCTCCGGACTGCGCTCTTGGAAAAGGCATCTCTCCCGTTTCTGG AACGACTTTCTCACAGGTGTGTTCCCTGCTAGCCCCCTCAGCTGGCTTTTCCTCTTCAGTGCAATTCAACTTGCCTGCTTCCTCCAGCTGGATCCTTCCTTAGGACTGATGGAGAAGATCAAAGAGTCTCTGCCAGACTG GGGTGGACAGCATCACAGGCTGCGGGGGGTCCTGGCGGCCGCGCTGTTTGCGTCCTGTCTGTGGGGAGCTCTGATCTTCACGCTTCATGTGGCCCTGAGGCTACTTCTGTCCTACCACGGCTGGCTCCTCGAACCCCACGGAGCCATGTCCTCGCCAACCAAGACCTGGCTG GCCCTGGTGCGCATCTTCTCCGGCCGCCATCCAATGCTCTTCAGTTACCAGCGCTCTCTTCCGCGTCAGCCTGTGCCCTCCGTTCAGGACACTGTGCGCAAG TATCTGGAGTCTGTCCGACCCGTCCTCTCCGACAAGGACTTTGACTGGACCGCGGGCCTAGCGCAGGAATTCCTGAAGCTGCAGGCCTCACTGCTGCAGTGGTACTTGCAGCTCAAGTCCTGGTGGGCGTCCAATTAC GTCAGTGACTGGTGGGAAGAATTCGTGTACCTGCGCTCCAGGAACTCACTGATGGTGAACAGCAACTATTACATGATG GACTTCCTGTACGTCACGCCCACTCCTGTGCAGGCGGCGCGCGCGGGCAACGCAGTCCACGCCCTCCTTCTGTACCGCCACCGCCTGGACCGCCAGGAGATCCTGCCA actttgctgatgggaatgcGACCCTTGTGCTCCGCCCAGTATGAGAAGATATTCAACACCACGCGAATTCCCGGGGTCCACAGAG ATCACATCCGCCACCTCCGTGACAGCCGACACGTGGCCGTCTTCCACCGGGGCCGGTTCTTCCGCGTGGGGACCCACTCGCAAAGCCGCCTGCTTTCCCCGCGGGCCCTGGAGCAGCAGTTTCAACGAATCCTGGACGACCCGTCTCCCGCCTGCCCCCACGAGGAGCATCTGGCGGCCTTGACCGCTGCTCCGAG GGACACCTGGGCCCAGGTGCGGAGGTCTCTGAAGACCCAGGCCCAGGAGGCCCTGGAAGCTGTCGAAGGGGCCGCTTTCTTCGTATCCCTCGACTCAGAGCCCGCGGGGCTCACCAGGGAGGACCCCGCAGCTTCCTTAGACGCCTACGCACATGCCCTGCTGGCCGGCCAGGGCCACGACCG CTGGTTTGACAAATCCTTCTCCCTAATCGTCTTCTCCAATGGGAAGCTGGGCCTCAGCGTGGAGCACTCATGGGCTGACTGCCCCATCTCAGGACACATGTGGGAG TTCACTCTGGCCACAGAATGCTTTCAGCTGGGCTACTCGGCAGACGGTCACTGCAAGGGGCACCCTGACCCCTTGCTGCCCCAGCCCCAGAGGCTGCACTGGGACCTTCCAGACAAG atccatctatccatctctcTAGCCCTGAGGGCAGCCAAGACCTTGTCTGGAAACATCGACTGCCacgtcttccccttctcccactttgGCAAGAATTTCATCAAACGCTGCCATCTCTCTTCAGACAGCTTCATCCAGACCACCTTGCAGCTGGCCCACTTCCGG GACAGGGGTCAGTTCTGCCTGACTTATGAATCTACCATGACTCGCTTGTTCCTGGAAGGCCGCACAGAGACGGTGCGTTCTTGCACGAGGGAGGCCCGCGACTTTGTGAGAACCATGGAGGACAAAGAGAAGACA GACGCACAGTGCCTCGCCCTGTTCCGCCTGGCGGTGGATAAGCACCAAGCTCTGCTGAAGGCAGCGATGAGTGGACAGGGGGTCGATCGCCACCTCTTTGCTCTCTACGTCGTGTCCCAGTTCCTCCACCTGCAGTCTCCATTCCTGGACCAG GTTCACTCAGAGCAGTGGCAGCTGGCCACCAGCCAGATTCCTGTTCAGCAAATTCACCTGTTCGACGTTCATAATTACCCCGACTATGTCTCCTCTGGTGGTGGATTCGGGCCT GCCGATGACCATGGTTACGGTGTGTCCTACATGTTCATGGGCGATGACGTGATCACCTTCCACATCTCGAGCAAAAAATCAAGCACAAGAACG GACTCCCACCGGCTGGGCCAGCGCATCCAGGACGCCTTGTTGGACGTGGCCGCCCTCTTCCCGGAGGGGCAGCGTCTTAAGCGCAGAGGGTTAGGGGAGGAAGACTCGGGTTAG
- the PRMT1 gene encoding protein arginine N-methyltransferase 1 isoform X1, protein MAAAEAANCIMEVSCGQAESSEKPNAEDMTSKDYYFDSYAHFGIHEEMLKDEVRTLTYRNSMFHNRHLFKDKVVLDVGSGTGILCMFAAKAGARKVIGIECSSISDYAVKIVKANKLDHVVTIIKGKVEEVELPVEKVDIIISEWMGYCLFYESMLNTVLYARDKWLAPDGLIFPDRATLYVTAIEDRQYKDYKIHWWENVYGFDMSCIKDVAIKEPLVDVVDPKQLVTNACLIKEVDIYTVKVEDLTFTSPFCLQVKRNDYVHALVAYFNIEFTRCHKRTGFSTSPESPYTHWKQTVFYMEDYLTVKTGEEIFGTIGMRPNAKNNRDLDFTIDLDFKGQLCELSCSTDYRMR, encoded by the exons ATGGCGGCAGCCGAGGCCGCGAACTGCATCATGGAG gtctcctgtggcCAGGCAGAAAGCAGCGAGAAGCCCAACGCTGAGGACATGACGTCCAAAGATTACTACTTTGACTCCTACGCTCACTTCGGCATCCACGAG gaaatgctgaaagatgaGGTCCGCACCCTCACATACCGCAACTCCATGTTTCACAACCGGCACCTTTTCAAAGACAAGGTGGTGCTGGACGTGGGCTCGGGTACAGGGATCCTCTGCATGTTTGCCGCCAAGGCTGGGGCCCGCAAGGTCATCGGG ATCGAGTGTTCCAGTATCTCTGATTATGCGGTGAAGATCGTCAAAGCCAACAAGTTAGACCATG TGGTGACCATCATCAAGGGGAAGGTGGAGGAGGTGGAGCTCCCAGTGGAGAAGGTGGACATCATCATCAGCGAGTGGATGGGCTACTGCCTCTTCTACGAGTCGATGCTCAACACTGTGCTCTATGCCCGAGACAAGTGGCTG GCACCCGATGGCCTCATCTTCCCAGATCGAGCCACGCTGTACGTGACGGCCATCGAGGACCGGCAGTACAAAGACTACAAGATCCACT GGTGGGAGAATGTGTACGGCTTCGACATGTCTTGCATCAAAGACGTGGCCATCAAGGAGCCCCTGGTGGATGTGGTGGACCCCAAGCAGCTGGTCACCAATGCCTGCCTCATCAAG GAGGTGGACATCTACACAGTCAAGGTGGAAGACCTGACCTTCACCTCCCCCTTCTGCCTGCAAGTGAAGCGGAACGACTACGTGCACGCCCTGGTGGCCTACTTCAACATCGAGTTCACCCGCTGCCACAAGAGGACCGGCTTCTCCACCA GCCCCGAGTCCCCCTACACTCACTGGAAGCAGACAGTGTTCTACATGGAGGACTACCTGACGGTGAAGACAGGCGAAGAGATCTTTGGCACCATTGGCATGCGGCCCAACGCCAAGAACAAC CGTGACCTGGACTTCACCATCGACCTGGACTTCAAGGGCCAGCTGTGTGAGCTCTCCTGCTCCACTGACTACCGGATGCGCTGA
- the PRMT1 gene encoding protein arginine N-methyltransferase 1 isoform X2, whose amino-acid sequence MSLQPPLEEVSCGQAESSEKPNAEDMTSKDYYFDSYAHFGIHEEMLKDEVRTLTYRNSMFHNRHLFKDKVVLDVGSGTGILCMFAAKAGARKVIGIECSSISDYAVKIVKANKLDHVVTIIKGKVEEVELPVEKVDIIISEWMGYCLFYESMLNTVLYARDKWLAPDGLIFPDRATLYVTAIEDRQYKDYKIHWWENVYGFDMSCIKDVAIKEPLVDVVDPKQLVTNACLIKEVDIYTVKVEDLTFTSPFCLQVKRNDYVHALVAYFNIEFTRCHKRTGFSTSPESPYTHWKQTVFYMEDYLTVKTGEEIFGTIGMRPNAKNNRDLDFTIDLDFKGQLCELSCSTDYRMR is encoded by the exons ATGAGCCTCCAGCCGCCTCTTGAAGAA gtctcctgtggcCAGGCAGAAAGCAGCGAGAAGCCCAACGCTGAGGACATGACGTCCAAAGATTACTACTTTGACTCCTACGCTCACTTCGGCATCCACGAG gaaatgctgaaagatgaGGTCCGCACCCTCACATACCGCAACTCCATGTTTCACAACCGGCACCTTTTCAAAGACAAGGTGGTGCTGGACGTGGGCTCGGGTACAGGGATCCTCTGCATGTTTGCCGCCAAGGCTGGGGCCCGCAAGGTCATCGGG ATCGAGTGTTCCAGTATCTCTGATTATGCGGTGAAGATCGTCAAAGCCAACAAGTTAGACCATG TGGTGACCATCATCAAGGGGAAGGTGGAGGAGGTGGAGCTCCCAGTGGAGAAGGTGGACATCATCATCAGCGAGTGGATGGGCTACTGCCTCTTCTACGAGTCGATGCTCAACACTGTGCTCTATGCCCGAGACAAGTGGCTG GCACCCGATGGCCTCATCTTCCCAGATCGAGCCACGCTGTACGTGACGGCCATCGAGGACCGGCAGTACAAAGACTACAAGATCCACT GGTGGGAGAATGTGTACGGCTTCGACATGTCTTGCATCAAAGACGTGGCCATCAAGGAGCCCCTGGTGGATGTGGTGGACCCCAAGCAGCTGGTCACCAATGCCTGCCTCATCAAG GAGGTGGACATCTACACAGTCAAGGTGGAAGACCTGACCTTCACCTCCCCCTTCTGCCTGCAAGTGAAGCGGAACGACTACGTGCACGCCCTGGTGGCCTACTTCAACATCGAGTTCACCCGCTGCCACAAGAGGACCGGCTTCTCCACCA GCCCCGAGTCCCCCTACACTCACTGGAAGCAGACAGTGTTCTACATGGAGGACTACCTGACGGTGAAGACAGGCGAAGAGATCTTTGGCACCATTGGCATGCGGCCCAACGCCAAGAACAAC CGTGACCTGGACTTCACCATCGACCTGGACTTCAAGGGCCAGCTGTGTGAGCTCTCCTGCTCCACTGACTACCGGATGCGCTGA
- the PRMT1 gene encoding protein arginine N-methyltransferase 1 isoform X3, which translates to MVSCGQAESSEKPNAEDMTSKDYYFDSYAHFGIHEEMLKDEVRTLTYRNSMFHNRHLFKDKVVLDVGSGTGILCMFAAKAGARKVIGIECSSISDYAVKIVKANKLDHVVTIIKGKVEEVELPVEKVDIIISEWMGYCLFYESMLNTVLYARDKWLAPDGLIFPDRATLYVTAIEDRQYKDYKIHWWENVYGFDMSCIKDVAIKEPLVDVVDPKQLVTNACLIKEVDIYTVKVEDLTFTSPFCLQVKRNDYVHALVAYFNIEFTRCHKRTGFSTSPESPYTHWKQTVFYMEDYLTVKTGEEIFGTIGMRPNAKNNRDLDFTIDLDFKGQLCELSCSTDYRMR; encoded by the exons ATG gtctcctgtggcCAGGCAGAAAGCAGCGAGAAGCCCAACGCTGAGGACATGACGTCCAAAGATTACTACTTTGACTCCTACGCTCACTTCGGCATCCACGAG gaaatgctgaaagatgaGGTCCGCACCCTCACATACCGCAACTCCATGTTTCACAACCGGCACCTTTTCAAAGACAAGGTGGTGCTGGACGTGGGCTCGGGTACAGGGATCCTCTGCATGTTTGCCGCCAAGGCTGGGGCCCGCAAGGTCATCGGG ATCGAGTGTTCCAGTATCTCTGATTATGCGGTGAAGATCGTCAAAGCCAACAAGTTAGACCATG TGGTGACCATCATCAAGGGGAAGGTGGAGGAGGTGGAGCTCCCAGTGGAGAAGGTGGACATCATCATCAGCGAGTGGATGGGCTACTGCCTCTTCTACGAGTCGATGCTCAACACTGTGCTCTATGCCCGAGACAAGTGGCTG GCACCCGATGGCCTCATCTTCCCAGATCGAGCCACGCTGTACGTGACGGCCATCGAGGACCGGCAGTACAAAGACTACAAGATCCACT GGTGGGAGAATGTGTACGGCTTCGACATGTCTTGCATCAAAGACGTGGCCATCAAGGAGCCCCTGGTGGATGTGGTGGACCCCAAGCAGCTGGTCACCAATGCCTGCCTCATCAAG GAGGTGGACATCTACACAGTCAAGGTGGAAGACCTGACCTTCACCTCCCCCTTCTGCCTGCAAGTGAAGCGGAACGACTACGTGCACGCCCTGGTGGCCTACTTCAACATCGAGTTCACCCGCTGCCACAAGAGGACCGGCTTCTCCACCA GCCCCGAGTCCCCCTACACTCACTGGAAGCAGACAGTGTTCTACATGGAGGACTACCTGACGGTGAAGACAGGCGAAGAGATCTTTGGCACCATTGGCATGCGGCCCAACGCCAAGAACAAC CGTGACCTGGACTTCACCATCGACCTGGACTTCAAGGGCCAGCTGTGTGAGCTCTCCTGCTCCACTGACTACCGGATGCGCTGA
- the ADM5 gene encoding putative adrenomedullin-5-like protein: MTTHILLLLLVASSILGDPDSAGRRSQPQVSQQRGRLCSLGTCQTHRLPEIIYWLRSASTKEPSGKAGRKPQDPHSYGRRRRREARVPLRFQDPSLRQGQRNAHLAG, translated from the exons ATGACCACCCACATTCTCTTGCTGTTGCTCGTCGCCTCCTCCATCCTGGGGGACCCGGACTCGGCGGGCAG GCGGTCCCAGCCCCAGGTCTCCCAGCAGCGCGGGCGCCTCTGTTCCCTGGGCACGTGCCAGACCCACCGCCTGCCAGAGATCATATACTGGCTCCGGTCTGCCTCCACCAAGGAGCCCTCAGGGAAGGCTGGCCGCAAGCCTCAGGATCCCCACAGCTACGGGCGCCGCCGGCGGCGCGAGGCCAGAGTCCCGCTACGTTTCCAGGACCCCAGCCTGCGGCAAGGCCAGCGCAATGCCCACCTCGCTGGCTGA
- the CPT1C gene encoding palmitoyl thioesterase CPT1C isoform X2, with the protein MEKIKESLPDWGGQHHRLRGVLAAALFASCLWGALIFTLHVALRLLLSYHGWLLEPHGAMSSPTKTWLALVRIFSGRHPMLFSYQRSLPRQPVPSVQDTVRKYLESVRPVLSDKDFDWTAGLAQEFLKLQASLLQWYLQLKSWWASNYVSDWWEEFVYLRSRNSLMVNSNYYMMDFLYVTPTPVQAARAGNAVHALLLYRHRLDRQEILPTLLMGMRPLCSAQYEKIFNTTRIPGVHRDHIRHLRDSRHVAVFHRGRFFRVGTHSQSRLLSPRALEQQFQRILDDPSPACPHEEHLAALTAAPRDTWAQVRRSLKTQAQEALEAVEGAAFFVSLDSEPAGLTREDPAASLDAYAHALLAGQGHDRWFDKSFSLIVFSNGKLGLSVEHSWADCPISGHMWEFTLATECFQLGYSADGHCKGHPDPLLPQPQRLHWDLPDKIHLSISLALRAAKTLSGNIDCHVFPFSHFGKNFIKRCHLSSDSFIQTTLQLAHFRDRGQFCLTYESTMTRLFLEGRTETVRSCTREARDFVRTMEDKEKTDAQCLALFRLAVDKHQALLKAAMSGQGVDRHLFALYVVSQFLHLQSPFLDQVHSEQWQLATSQIPVQQIHLFDVHNYPDYVSSGGGFGPADDHGYGVSYMFMGDDVITFHISSKKSSTRTDSHRLGQRIQDALLDVAALFPEGQRLKRRGLGEEDSG; encoded by the exons ATGGAGAAGATCAAAGAGTCTCTGCCAGACTG GGGTGGACAGCATCACAGGCTGCGGGGGGTCCTGGCGGCCGCGCTGTTTGCGTCCTGTCTGTGGGGAGCTCTGATCTTCACGCTTCATGTGGCCCTGAGGCTACTTCTGTCCTACCACGGCTGGCTCCTCGAACCCCACGGAGCCATGTCCTCGCCAACCAAGACCTGGCTG GCCCTGGTGCGCATCTTCTCCGGCCGCCATCCAATGCTCTTCAGTTACCAGCGCTCTCTTCCGCGTCAGCCTGTGCCCTCCGTTCAGGACACTGTGCGCAAG TATCTGGAGTCTGTCCGACCCGTCCTCTCCGACAAGGACTTTGACTGGACCGCGGGCCTAGCGCAGGAATTCCTGAAGCTGCAGGCCTCACTGCTGCAGTGGTACTTGCAGCTCAAGTCCTGGTGGGCGTCCAATTAC GTCAGTGACTGGTGGGAAGAATTCGTGTACCTGCGCTCCAGGAACTCACTGATGGTGAACAGCAACTATTACATGATG GACTTCCTGTACGTCACGCCCACTCCTGTGCAGGCGGCGCGCGCGGGCAACGCAGTCCACGCCCTCCTTCTGTACCGCCACCGCCTGGACCGCCAGGAGATCCTGCCA actttgctgatgggaatgcGACCCTTGTGCTCCGCCCAGTATGAGAAGATATTCAACACCACGCGAATTCCCGGGGTCCACAGAG ATCACATCCGCCACCTCCGTGACAGCCGACACGTGGCCGTCTTCCACCGGGGCCGGTTCTTCCGCGTGGGGACCCACTCGCAAAGCCGCCTGCTTTCCCCGCGGGCCCTGGAGCAGCAGTTTCAACGAATCCTGGACGACCCGTCTCCCGCCTGCCCCCACGAGGAGCATCTGGCGGCCTTGACCGCTGCTCCGAG GGACACCTGGGCCCAGGTGCGGAGGTCTCTGAAGACCCAGGCCCAGGAGGCCCTGGAAGCTGTCGAAGGGGCCGCTTTCTTCGTATCCCTCGACTCAGAGCCCGCGGGGCTCACCAGGGAGGACCCCGCAGCTTCCTTAGACGCCTACGCACATGCCCTGCTGGCCGGCCAGGGCCACGACCG CTGGTTTGACAAATCCTTCTCCCTAATCGTCTTCTCCAATGGGAAGCTGGGCCTCAGCGTGGAGCACTCATGGGCTGACTGCCCCATCTCAGGACACATGTGGGAG TTCACTCTGGCCACAGAATGCTTTCAGCTGGGCTACTCGGCAGACGGTCACTGCAAGGGGCACCCTGACCCCTTGCTGCCCCAGCCCCAGAGGCTGCACTGGGACCTTCCAGACAAG atccatctatccatctctcTAGCCCTGAGGGCAGCCAAGACCTTGTCTGGAAACATCGACTGCCacgtcttccccttctcccactttgGCAAGAATTTCATCAAACGCTGCCATCTCTCTTCAGACAGCTTCATCCAGACCACCTTGCAGCTGGCCCACTTCCGG GACAGGGGTCAGTTCTGCCTGACTTATGAATCTACCATGACTCGCTTGTTCCTGGAAGGCCGCACAGAGACGGTGCGTTCTTGCACGAGGGAGGCCCGCGACTTTGTGAGAACCATGGAGGACAAAGAGAAGACA GACGCACAGTGCCTCGCCCTGTTCCGCCTGGCGGTGGATAAGCACCAAGCTCTGCTGAAGGCAGCGATGAGTGGACAGGGGGTCGATCGCCACCTCTTTGCTCTCTACGTCGTGTCCCAGTTCCTCCACCTGCAGTCTCCATTCCTGGACCAG GTTCACTCAGAGCAGTGGCAGCTGGCCACCAGCCAGATTCCTGTTCAGCAAATTCACCTGTTCGACGTTCATAATTACCCCGACTATGTCTCCTCTGGTGGTGGATTCGGGCCT GCCGATGACCATGGTTACGGTGTGTCCTACATGTTCATGGGCGATGACGTGATCACCTTCCACATCTCGAGCAAAAAATCAAGCACAAGAACG GACTCCCACCGGCTGGGCCAGCGCATCCAGGACGCCTTGTTGGACGTGGCCGCCCTCTTCCCGGAGGGGCAGCGTCTTAAGCGCAGAGGGTTAGGGGAGGAAGACTCGGGTTAG